From a single Arachis hypogaea cultivar Tifrunner chromosome 3, arahy.Tifrunner.gnm2.J5K5, whole genome shotgun sequence genomic region:
- the LOC112789865 gene encoding glucosidase 2 subunit beta isoform X2: MESHFFLLRCFLLLASAACSLSHPSLLGVHPLDEKYYSSEVIKCKDGSKSFSKDRLNDNFCDCPDGTDEPACSAGKFYCRNLGSKPQFIFSSHVNDLFCDCCDGSDEYDGHIRCLNTCVMGGNAEIGNYNSKLSQQASFAGKVTKDEVKYEDLVHNLMSLRLAIILQVVLLAFIVFLWRFGCRSRSKRRRTIELKEI, encoded by the exons ATGGAATCGCATTTCTTCCTCCTCCGATGTTTTCTCCTCCTAGCTTCTGCCGCATGTTCTCTTTCCCACCCTTCTCTCCTCGGTGTTCACCCTCTAG ATGAGAAATATTACAGCTCTGAGGTAATCAAGTGCAAGGATGGATCAAAATCCTTCTCCAAAGATCGTCTCAATGACAATTTCTGCGATTGCCCTGATGGCACTGATGAACCAG CTTGCTCGGCTGGAAAATTTTATTGCAGAAACCTGGGAAGCAAGCCACAATTTATATTCTCTTCTCATGTTAATGATCTTTTCTGTG ATTGTTGTGATGGgagtgatgaatatgatggacACATTCGGTGCCTCAACACTTGTGTAATGGGTGGGAATGCCGAAATTGGCAATTACAATTCAAAACTGAGTCAGCAGGCCTCTTTTGCTGGAAAAGTGACCAAAGATGAAGTGAAGTATGAGGACTTGGTTCATAATCTTATGA GTTTGAGGTTAGCAATTATTCTACAAGTGGTTCTGCTTGCTTTTATCGTATTTCTATGGCGTTTTGGTTGCCGTTCCAGATCTAAAAGGAGGCGTACAATTGAACTGAAGGAGATCTAG
- the LOC112789865 gene encoding glucosidase 2 subunit beta isoform X1, which translates to MESHFFLLRCFLLLASAACSLSHPSLLGVHPLDEKYYSSEVIKCKDGSKSFSKDRLNDNFCDCPDGTDEPGTSACSAGKFYCRNLGSKPQFIFSSHVNDLFCDCCDGSDEYDGHIRCLNTCVMGGNAEIGNYNSKLSQQASFAGKVTKDEVKYEDLVHNLMSLRLAIILQVVLLAFIVFLWRFGCRSRSKRRRTIELKEI; encoded by the exons ATGGAATCGCATTTCTTCCTCCTCCGATGTTTTCTCCTCCTAGCTTCTGCCGCATGTTCTCTTTCCCACCCTTCTCTCCTCGGTGTTCACCCTCTAG ATGAGAAATATTACAGCTCTGAGGTAATCAAGTGCAAGGATGGATCAAAATCCTTCTCCAAAGATCGTCTCAATGACAATTTCTGCGATTGCCCTGATGGCACTGATGAACCAG GAACTTCAGCTTGCTCGGCTGGAAAATTTTATTGCAGAAACCTGGGAAGCAAGCCACAATTTATATTCTCTTCTCATGTTAATGATCTTTTCTGTG ATTGTTGTGATGGgagtgatgaatatgatggacACATTCGGTGCCTCAACACTTGTGTAATGGGTGGGAATGCCGAAATTGGCAATTACAATTCAAAACTGAGTCAGCAGGCCTCTTTTGCTGGAAAAGTGACCAAAGATGAAGTGAAGTATGAGGACTTGGTTCATAATCTTATGA GTTTGAGGTTAGCAATTATTCTACAAGTGGTTCTGCTTGCTTTTATCGTATTTCTATGGCGTTTTGGTTGCCGTTCCAGATCTAAAAGGAGGCGTACAATTGAACTGAAGGAGATCTAG